A single genomic interval of Amycolatopsis albispora harbors:
- a CDS encoding YrhB domain-containing protein encodes MAAQVHDAGPMFWVDIDPRVGPMLVHKATGGAWYLRAEPPNRAVFAMPSAAMIDGAMRAAGVDPARPHDMFPFQPPPPSAPTTATVAEVAAWLRAEYGWRHIEDRITDRGWAYSVNTQSDAFLDTGDPNDALIGNGPIIVVKRTRGIWFFGSNPILYPAMDATNEIDFYVARRAVFRNDDPSRPDRLLPTVSGR; translated from the coding sequence GTGGCCGCACAGGTCCATGACGCGGGTCCGATGTTCTGGGTCGACATCGATCCGCGGGTAGGGCCGATGCTCGTGCACAAGGCGACGGGCGGAGCCTGGTACCTCCGGGCCGAGCCGCCGAACCGTGCGGTCTTCGCCATGCCGAGTGCGGCGATGATCGACGGGGCCATGCGGGCGGCCGGGGTCGATCCGGCACGCCCGCACGACATGTTCCCGTTCCAGCCTCCGCCCCCCTCGGCGCCGACAACGGCCACCGTGGCGGAGGTGGCGGCTTGGCTGCGTGCGGAGTACGGCTGGCGCCACATCGAGGACCGCATCACCGACCGCGGCTGGGCCTACTCGGTCAACACCCAGTCCGACGCGTTCCTCGACACCGGTGACCCGAACGACGCCCTGATCGGGAACGGCCCGATCATCGTCGTCAAGCGCACGCGCGGCATCTGGTTCTTCGGCTCCAACCCGATCCTCTATCCCGCCATGGACGCGACCAACGAAATCGACTTCTACGTCGCCCGGCGCGCCGTGTTCCGCAACGACGACCCGTCGCGGCCCGATCGCCTGCTACCGACGGTGTCCGGTCGCTGA
- a CDS encoding helix-turn-helix domain-containing protein produces the protein MLRSEKAVVVEGVDGSANSDEAQEVVPLLLTVEQASGLLQVRPSWLRRKAAARAVPCRYVGKHLRFSRADLDAIAAMSAQGPRGSR, from the coding sequence GTGTTGCGATCGGAAAAAGCGGTGGTAGTCGAGGGGGTTGATGGGAGTGCGAACAGCGACGAGGCCCAGGAGGTGGTGCCGTTGCTGTTGACGGTCGAGCAAGCGTCGGGTCTTTTGCAGGTGCGGCCCTCGTGGTTGCGCCGCAAAGCGGCCGCGCGTGCTGTGCCGTGCCGCTACGTGGGCAAGCATCTGCGGTTCTCGCGCGCTGACCTCGACGCTATCGCGGCGATGAGTGCGCAGGGGCCACGGGGAAGTCGTTAA
- a CDS encoding AfsR/SARP family transcriptional regulator — protein MPEKDALRVQLLGPVRVLAGGRPVPIPARPRVVLAALALAGGRRVGTGELIAHCWEERLPEHPRRALQTLVGRLRALLGAGTLVTVADGYALDTDRVVVDLQLFRDLVRRAEADEDAADTFLRQALELWHGEPLAGVASDRLRTQAAARLTDERIAALLRRIDLDLDRGRSQEVLGELRALTGEQPLREEIWRRLITALHRDGRRADALAAYQQIRTNLRDELGIDPGPELQQLHLSLLQDEPVAAPAAVPVPRQLPAETADFVGREADLAALDRLLAAGNTERPVPIATITGLAGGGKTTLALRWAHRVAGHFPDGQLYVNLRGFDAAEQALSPASVLAPFLDALGVPPERVPADLDALAGLYRSQLAAKRLLVVLDNARDAGQVRPLLPGSSGCLVLVTSRDPLGGLIAGHGAQPVTVGLPSESDARLMLTRRLGRGRTDTDSDAVGEIVAACARLPLALAVVAARAALHPEFPLRDIAAELRAAPTTLDAFADEDISTDVRTVLSWSYQQLDPPTARLFRLLGLHPGPDITTPAAASLAGVPTTQARPLLNALTRTGLLTEHAPGRFHFHDLLRAYAAELVTNEADRDHAHVRLLDHFLHTAHTAAGLLVPSRDPLDLPEPPSGCVPEPLSDHRSAMTWFTAERHNLIATLTHAGAIGYHRHAWQLAWALCPFLDRGGRRHELIGVHRVGLAAAEHLDDPTGRAHTHQGLANADGLLGRFTTAKEHLTEALGLFREAGDKPAEAAALVDLSWILHEQGQRREALIEAERAHALYHAIDHHIGEAIALTEIAWCQALLGDYEQSLASNEQAYTILEKVGDRHGQADTWQSMGFAHQQLGDHLRAIDCFTRALELYRDLNDPDGTADALTSLGEIHHHTGDTAAAHRAWRHALELREKYHHPDTEDLRAKLRLGTAHQRK, from the coding sequence GTGCCGGAGAAAGACGCACTGCGGGTCCAGCTCCTCGGGCCGGTTCGCGTGCTGGCCGGTGGACGGCCGGTGCCGATCCCGGCACGTCCTCGCGTGGTGCTCGCGGCGCTGGCCTTGGCCGGTGGCCGCCGGGTGGGTACCGGTGAGCTGATCGCCCACTGCTGGGAAGAGCGGCTGCCAGAGCACCCGCGTCGCGCGTTGCAAACGCTGGTCGGACGGCTGCGTGCGCTGCTCGGCGCAGGCACCCTGGTCACCGTCGCCGACGGATACGCCCTGGACACTGACCGCGTGGTGGTCGATTTGCAGCTGTTCCGGGATCTCGTGCGGCGTGCCGAGGCCGACGAGGACGCCGCGGATACGTTCCTGCGCCAGGCGCTGGAGCTCTGGCACGGCGAGCCACTGGCTGGGGTGGCTTCGGACCGGTTGCGCACGCAGGCGGCAGCACGGCTCACCGACGAGCGGATCGCGGCCCTGCTGCGGCGGATCGACCTCGACCTGGATCGTGGCCGCAGTCAGGAAGTGCTCGGCGAGCTGCGGGCGCTGACCGGCGAACAGCCGCTGCGCGAGGAAATCTGGCGTCGGTTGATCACCGCGCTGCACCGGGACGGCAGGCGCGCCGACGCACTGGCCGCTTACCAGCAGATCCGGACGAATCTGCGGGATGAACTCGGCATCGATCCCGGACCCGAACTCCAGCAGCTGCACCTGTCCCTGCTGCAGGACGAGCCGGTCGCCGCGCCCGCCGCAGTGCCCGTCCCGCGGCAACTACCCGCGGAAACCGCCGATTTTGTCGGCCGCGAGGCCGACCTCGCCGCCCTGGACCGGCTGCTCGCCGCCGGTAACACGGAACGGCCGGTACCGATCGCCACGATCACCGGTCTGGCCGGCGGCGGGAAGACCACGCTCGCCCTGCGCTGGGCGCACCGGGTGGCAGGTCACTTCCCGGACGGGCAGTTGTACGTGAACCTGCGCGGCTTCGACGCCGCTGAGCAGGCTCTGTCACCGGCGAGCGTGCTCGCGCCCTTTCTCGATGCGCTCGGGGTCCCGCCCGAACGCGTACCGGCAGACCTGGATGCGCTGGCCGGCCTCTACCGCAGTCAGCTGGCCGCGAAGCGGCTGCTCGTGGTGCTGGACAACGCGCGCGACGCCGGTCAGGTGCGGCCCCTGCTGCCCGGCAGCTCCGGCTGTCTGGTGCTGGTTACCAGCCGGGACCCGCTCGGCGGCCTGATCGCCGGGCACGGTGCCCAGCCGGTGACCGTGGGCCTGCCCTCGGAGTCGGACGCGCGGCTGATGCTCACCCGCCGCCTCGGCCGAGGCCGGACCGATACCGACTCCGACGCGGTCGGCGAGATCGTCGCCGCCTGCGCCCGGTTACCGCTCGCGCTCGCGGTGGTCGCCGCACGCGCCGCCCTCCACCCCGAATTCCCACTGCGGGACATCGCCGCGGAACTGCGCGCCGCCCCCACCACCCTGGACGCCTTCGCCGACGAGGACATCAGCACTGACGTACGCACCGTCCTTTCCTGGTCCTACCAGCAACTCGACCCGCCGACCGCGAGACTGTTCCGGCTACTGGGCCTGCACCCCGGGCCGGACATCACCACACCGGCCGCCGCCAGCCTCGCCGGAGTCCCCACCACACAGGCGCGGCCACTGCTCAACGCCCTGACTCGCACCGGGCTGCTGACCGAACACGCACCCGGCCGCTTCCACTTCCACGACCTGCTCCGCGCCTACGCCGCAGAACTCGTCACCAACGAGGCAGACCGCGACCATGCGCACGTCCGGTTGCTGGACCACTTCCTGCACACCGCCCACACCGCAGCCGGGCTGCTGGTGCCCTCGCGCGACCCTCTCGACCTGCCGGAACCACCGTCCGGATGCGTCCCGGAGCCACTCAGCGATCACCGTTCGGCAATGACCTGGTTCACCGCCGAACGGCACAACCTCATCGCCACACTCACCCACGCCGGCGCCATCGGCTACCACCGGCACGCCTGGCAACTGGCCTGGGCGCTGTGCCCGTTCCTGGACCGCGGCGGGCGCCGCCACGAACTGATCGGCGTCCACCGCGTCGGCCTAGCCGCCGCCGAACACCTCGACGACCCCACCGGCAGAGCACACACCCACCAAGGCCTGGCCAACGCCGACGGCCTGCTCGGCCGGTTCACCACCGCGAAAGAACACCTCACCGAAGCTCTCGGCCTCTTCCGCGAAGCCGGCGACAAACCGGCCGAGGCCGCAGCGCTCGTCGACCTCAGCTGGATCCTGCACGAGCAGGGACAACGCCGGGAAGCACTCATCGAGGCCGAACGGGCGCACGCGCTCTACCACGCCATCGACCACCACATCGGGGAAGCCATCGCACTCACCGAAATCGCCTGGTGCCAAGCACTTCTCGGCGATTACGAACAAAGCCTGGCCTCGAACGAGCAGGCATACACGATCCTCGAAAAAGTCGGCGACCGGCACGGCCAGGCCGACACCTGGCAGTCCATGGGATTCGCCCACCAGCAACTCGGCGACCACCTGCGGGCGATCGACTGCTTCACCCGCGCGCTCGAGCTTTACCGCGACCTCAACGACCCCGACGGCACCGCCGACGCACTGACCTCCCTCGGCGAAATCCACCACCACACCGGCGACACCGCCGCGGCTCACCGCGCCTGGCGCCACGCCCTCGAACTACGCGAGAAGTACCACCACCCCGACACCGAAGACCTCCGCGCGAAACTCCGCCTCGGGACCGCGCACCAGCGAAAATGA
- a CDS encoding type VII secretion target, which yields MAGEKFAVHPEALRGYGTQIARNAGFAGEIAAHVKEFGKDTTGLAGILSDLAEGCVRVADREITLMNDVMSKLDSTAAALTTAATAYETADQNYAEQLDKQRPDGPAGSKLTSGGPTP from the coding sequence GTGGCTGGAGAGAAGTTCGCCGTCCATCCTGAAGCACTTCGGGGATACGGGACTCAGATCGCCCGCAACGCCGGGTTCGCCGGGGAGATCGCCGCGCACGTCAAGGAGTTCGGCAAGGACACCACGGGGCTGGCCGGGATCCTCAGCGACCTGGCCGAGGGCTGCGTGCGGGTGGCGGATCGGGAGATCACGCTGATGAACGACGTCATGAGCAAGCTGGACTCCACCGCCGCCGCGCTCACCACGGCCGCCACGGCCTACGAGACCGCGGACCAGAACTACGCCGAACAGCTCGACAAGCAACGACCGGACGGCCCTGCGGGCTCGAAGCTGACCAGCGGAGGGCCCACGCCATGA
- a CDS encoding WXG100 family type VII secretion target has translation MTAFVDTHHPLGRLVAPGQENNDAAEAIRDALGTFGWIDKLMDELFDFSFVEIVVDEIGAEYGQLKTIGAVWNNLRWAVEGVAENLRSGYGELEPQWEGNAAQAFERYMMDWIRRLGDHQEFCRDMRDKLNDMAEMLDQFVTTICTVIEFVISILECPAIAPLKIAWNFSDLKDNIDMVKGVGELLTNGVGTLVESFKLIAGHEPTHEFPEAKVSLPDRPYGGPDNP, from the coding sequence ATGACCGCTTTTGTCGACACCCACCACCCACTTGGCCGGCTCGTGGCACCGGGGCAGGAAAACAACGACGCCGCCGAGGCGATCCGCGACGCGCTTGGCACCTTTGGCTGGATCGACAAACTCATGGACGAGCTGTTCGACTTCAGCTTCGTCGAAATCGTCGTCGACGAGATCGGTGCCGAGTACGGCCAGCTCAAGACGATCGGCGCGGTCTGGAACAACCTGCGCTGGGCGGTCGAAGGCGTCGCGGAGAACCTCCGTTCCGGGTACGGCGAGCTGGAGCCGCAGTGGGAGGGCAACGCGGCCCAGGCCTTCGAGCGGTACATGATGGACTGGATCCGCCGCCTCGGCGATCACCAGGAGTTCTGCCGCGACATGCGGGACAAGCTCAACGACATGGCCGAAATGCTCGACCAGTTCGTCACGACCATCTGCACGGTCATCGAGTTCGTCATCAGCATCCTGGAATGCCCGGCGATCGCGCCGCTGAAGATCGCCTGGAACTTCAGCGATCTCAAGGACAACATCGACATGGTCAAGGGCGTTGGCGAATTGCTGACCAACGGGGTCGGCACGCTCGTCGAGAGCTTCAAACTGATCGCCGGCCACGAGCCGACGCACGAGTTTCCCGAAGCCAAGGTCTCCTTGCCGGACAGGCCCTACGGCGGACCCGACAACCCGTGA
- a CDS encoding peptidase inhibitor family I36 protein: MRMIKTALCATAAFSAAALMSGVTTAADAASTPSATQQSCSSPNQEVCWEFSKGKQYNCPEGRVCLFPGLNQRDGIVSWKAGHYESDFARIPCTPDNSSCNGLPGQVPTFDNDASSWFNNTNMVYCVSRLPNGGGHPDNTMPPKMGGPFTSEWDNDASSLSYLGCP, translated from the coding sequence ATGCGAATGATCAAAACAGCGCTGTGCGCAACCGCCGCGTTTTCCGCAGCCGCACTGATGTCCGGTGTCACGACCGCCGCCGACGCCGCCTCCACGCCGTCGGCAACCCAGCAGTCGTGCAGCAGTCCCAACCAGGAGGTCTGCTGGGAATTCAGCAAGGGAAAGCAGTACAACTGCCCCGAGGGACGGGTGTGCCTGTTTCCTGGCCTCAATCAGCGCGACGGAATAGTCTCCTGGAAGGCGGGACACTACGAGTCGGACTTCGCCAGGATTCCGTGCACGCCGGACAACTCGTCCTGCAACGGACTGCCAGGACAGGTCCCGACATTCGACAACGATGCGTCGTCATGGTTCAATAACACGAACATGGTGTACTGCGTTTCCAGGCTTCCGAATGGCGGCGGACACCCCGATAACACCATGCCCCCCAAGATGGGCGGCCCTTTCACCTCCGAATGGGACAATGACGCGTCGTCGCTGTCTTACCTGGGATGCCCGTAG
- a CDS encoding PucR family transcriptional regulator, with amino-acid sequence MLGRHGQRSEVQLGEEAAEAGDVVKEAFRPGVRAATGISAPGMAGFRRSHREALAAQSVAITTGNGRPITCYADVELACLAAGSGGMAAMRALVERELGQLAATDDATTRLRDTLREYLAHGADARRAGAALHVHRNTVRYRVQQAEQALGHPIDERRAHLELALHCHHVYGADALPGSG; translated from the coding sequence TTGCTTGGAAGACACGGTCAGCGGTCGGAGGTGCAGCTCGGTGAGGAGGCCGCCGAGGCCGGTGATGTGGTCAAGGAAGCGTTCCGCCCCGGAGTGCGGGCGGCGACCGGCATCAGCGCCCCGGGCATGGCGGGCTTTCGCCGCAGCCACCGGGAAGCGCTCGCCGCCCAGTCCGTCGCGATCACCACCGGCAACGGCAGGCCCATCACCTGCTACGCCGACGTGGAGCTGGCCTGCCTGGCGGCAGGCAGCGGCGGGATGGCCGCCATGCGCGCGCTCGTCGAACGCGAACTCGGCCAGCTCGCCGCCACCGACGACGCCACCACCCGCCTGCGCGACACGCTGCGCGAGTACCTCGCACACGGCGCCGACGCGCGCCGCGCCGGCGCCGCGCTCCACGTGCACCGCAACACCGTCCGCTACCGCGTGCAGCAAGCCGAGCAGGCCCTCGGGCACCCGATCGACGAGCGCCGCGCCCACCTCGAACTCGCCCTGCACTGCCACCACGTCTACGGCGCCGACGCGCTGCCCGGCAGCGGCTGA
- a CDS encoding MFS transporter encodes MVETRAVVTGRSGPDAGRQRWGAAWAAMFGVFVLVVAEQLPIGLLTQISPALAVTEGLAGLSVTVPSIIAGVAAPLVPLVAGRLDRRILLVALMVLMSVANVASWLAPTFEVLLVSRVFVGIAIGGFWAIGGGLAVRLVSAENVPKATSIIFAGVAAANVLGVPLGTILGTGLGWRFAFAALGVAALVALVGLILLLPPLSAQTSIGPRLLFGQLGNRAVAVGLLATLFCVAGHFAAFTFVGPILRDIAGLPAAAVGPVLLVYGLLGLGGNFAAGSQLGRSVTGVVISILAVIGIVLGLVPVLGGQPVSGVVLLLVWGLFFGGLSVSMQTWMIKAAPAAVEAATSLWVGVWNLSIGLGALVGGVAIDRLSLAATIWIAAVLTLIAFLLVVFTRPARAAVEARAARG; translated from the coding sequence GTGGTTGAAACGCGAGCCGTGGTGACCGGCAGATCGGGACCGGACGCCGGCCGGCAACGCTGGGGTGCGGCCTGGGCGGCGATGTTCGGCGTGTTCGTCCTGGTGGTCGCGGAGCAGCTGCCGATCGGGCTGCTGACCCAGATCAGCCCCGCGTTGGCCGTCACCGAGGGACTTGCCGGGCTGAGCGTGACCGTGCCGAGCATCATCGCCGGTGTCGCGGCGCCGCTGGTGCCGCTGGTGGCCGGGCGGCTCGACCGCCGGATTCTGCTGGTCGCGTTGATGGTCCTGATGAGCGTCGCGAACGTGGCCTCGTGGCTGGCTCCGACGTTCGAGGTCCTGCTGGTCTCGCGCGTCTTCGTGGGAATCGCGATCGGCGGGTTCTGGGCGATCGGGGGCGGCCTGGCCGTTCGGCTGGTGTCGGCGGAGAACGTGCCGAAGGCTACCTCGATCATCTTCGCCGGTGTCGCCGCCGCCAACGTGCTGGGCGTTCCACTGGGCACGATCCTGGGAACGGGCTTGGGGTGGCGCTTCGCCTTCGCGGCGCTGGGGGTGGCCGCGCTCGTCGCTCTGGTGGGCCTGATCCTCTTGCTGCCGCCACTGTCCGCGCAGACCTCGATCGGCCCGCGTCTGCTGTTCGGCCAGCTCGGGAACCGGGCCGTTGCGGTCGGGCTGCTCGCGACCTTGTTCTGCGTTGCCGGGCACTTCGCCGCGTTCACCTTCGTGGGGCCCATCCTGCGCGACATCGCCGGGCTGCCCGCCGCCGCCGTCGGTCCGGTGCTCCTTGTTTACGGGCTCCTCGGGCTGGGCGGGAACTTCGCGGCCGGATCACAGCTGGGGCGCAGCGTCACCGGCGTCGTCATCTCGATCTTGGCCGTGATCGGCATCGTGCTGGGGCTGGTCCCGGTTCTCGGCGGGCAGCCGGTCTCGGGGGTGGTGCTCCTGCTCGTGTGGGGCCTGTTCTTCGGCGGACTCTCGGTCAGCATGCAGACCTGGATGATCAAGGCGGCGCCCGCGGCGGTGGAGGCCGCGACATCGCTGTGGGTGGGTGTCTGGAACCTGTCCATCGGGCTCGGTGCGCTGGTGGGCGGAGTCGCCATCGACCGGCTGTCGCTGGCAGCCACGATCTGGATCGCCGCCGTGCTGACGCTGATCGCTTTCCTGCTGGTGGTTTTCACCCGTCCAGCCCGGGCGGCGGTCGAAGCTCGAGCGGCGCGGGGCTGA
- a CDS encoding TetR/AcrR family transcriptional regulator → MARPRAFDEETAVDQATEVFWRKGYHATSTRDLGEALELNPSSLYRTFGDKHRLFLRALDHYRATESTDGCQRFRNAPPTIDALVEAVTAVALGGDAQAADPAGCFVINTAAELGSTDPEVSRRTETAFDLTRTGLVDLLTRLRDSGELPSEADPAALTDLLFTLILGWRLRARAGHDPKDIRRSIEHATRHLA, encoded by the coding sequence ATGGCCAGGCCACGCGCATTCGACGAGGAAACAGCTGTCGACCAGGCAACTGAGGTGTTCTGGCGCAAGGGGTACCACGCCACCAGCACGCGCGACCTGGGCGAAGCGCTCGAGCTCAACCCGAGCAGCCTCTACCGGACGTTCGGCGACAAACACCGCCTCTTCCTGCGAGCCCTGGATCACTATCGGGCGACGGAGAGCACCGACGGGTGTCAGCGCTTCCGCAACGCTCCCCCGACCATCGACGCACTCGTCGAAGCAGTCACCGCCGTCGCGCTGGGAGGCGACGCCCAGGCAGCCGACCCCGCCGGATGTTTTGTCATCAACACCGCGGCGGAACTGGGCAGCACGGACCCAGAAGTCTCCCGTCGCACCGAGACCGCCTTCGACCTCACGCGAACAGGGCTCGTCGACCTGCTCACCCGGCTGCGCGACAGCGGAGAACTGCCGAGCGAAGCAGATCCAGCAGCGCTCACCGATCTCCTGTTCACACTCATCCTCGGCTGGCGGCTTCGAGCCCGAGCGGGGCACGACCCGAAGGACATCAGGAGATCCATCGAACACGCGACCCGCCACCTCGCCTGA